GGCGACCACGCTCGACGAGGGGCACGGCGACCAGATCGATCGCCTCTCCCGTCGCGGACTCGAAGCGTCGCCGGTCCTTGCCCTCTTCGATCAGCGACAGGTCGAAGGGAGCGGACGCCAGCATCTCCGAGGTGGGATCGAGGTCACGAACCTGCAAGGTCACGCCGGCGAGGTGCGGCCCGCGCTCCGCCACGCCCTCGACCAGCTCGAGGATCAGACCATCGGGATCGCGCAGACGAACCCCTTCGCGACCAAACCGCTGCCGCGGAGCTTCACGCTCGACCTGGTGGCGATCGAGTCGATCGAGCCAGCCGCCGAGACTGCCCTGCGCCACCGCCAGCGTGACCGTGGTGGTCTCCCCCGAGCCCATCGCGCCGCGTCGCGCCAGAGGCCAGGGAAAGAAGGTCAGCAGGCTGCCGGGCCGACCGGTCGGGTCGCCGAAATAGAAGTGGTAGGTCCCGGGATCATCGAAGTTCACCGTCCGCTTGACCAGACGCAGACCAAGCACCTCGGTATAGAACTCCAGATTTCGCTGCGGCGAAGACGCCATCGCCGTGATGTGGTGCAAACCTCCAACTTTCATGGGTCTTTCCTCATTGTCAGTCATAACGATATTAGTTATAACAAACACTGGATCGATAAAATTCCTCACAGACAGGATCGGGCCGACTCCAGCAGCTGGTTGAGGCGAGCGAGCTCGTCCCGAGAGAGGTGACCGAGGAGGTCCCTCAGCCAATCGTCGACCGGCCCATCGAGATCCTCCAGCACCTCGAGGCCGGTCGCCGTAATGCGCACCATGACGATCCGTCGGTCGGTCTGTGCCCTTTCCCGACGGGCCAGGCCCGAACGCTCCAATCGATCCACCAACCGGGTGACGTCCGGCACCGGCGTCACCATGCGCTTGCCGACCTCGCCGCAGGTCAAGGGCTCCGGCTCGCTGCCGCGCAAGATTCGCAGGACGTTGTACTGGGTGGTGGTGAGACCGCAGGCCTTGAGGCGAACAGCCACCGCCTGCTCGAGCACGCCGGCAGTGCGCAGCAAGGCCAGAAAGACCTCCTCCTCGAGGCTACTGAACGGCTTACTCTGTTGAATCTCCCGCCGCAAGCTATTGCCCACGATTTCTCCCAGATGGGTGTCGAGAGATCACAACCGGAGAGGACCGAAAACATTCCCGAGGCCGCGTGAGACGACGTCCGGAGGCCGCCTCACGAAGGCCAAGATCGGTTCCGGACTCGCCGGTCCAGACCGCGGATCAGCGAGGCTCAGTCGCCGCCGAGCTTGCCGGACCAGGACACCTGGAGGTAAGCCCAGGAGCCGTCGGCCTCCTCCACCAGAATCTCCTCGGCAGCATCGCCACCGAAGAAGAAGCCACCGCCGGCCGCCAACGTGAAGCCCTTGGGTAGCTTGTAGGAAAAGTCGAGATCGAGCTCCGAGCCGATGTTTTCACCGCGGAAGCTACCGCCCCCGGGACGACGGGCGGCAAAGCCCAGGCGGGCTTCGTCGAAGGCCCCGGAACCGCCATACCAGGCGTCGTCGCGATCGACCAGCTCAAAGAGGTGACCGGCGAGGCGCAGCTTCCAGGGTCCACCCGTAGTGACCAGGCCCTCGAGATAGACATCCCGCAGATTCTGGAAGGCGCTGTAGTCGAGGGAGCCGTAGAACTTGTGGTTCGTCGGCAGAAGATTGAAGAAGGTCTCGTGATCGTCACCGGCACCACCGGAAGCCTGCGCCAGACCAGCGCGCAGAGTCCAGGTGACCTTCTCGAGCGCCAGCTTGCGCCCGCCTTCCACCAGGAAAGCAAAGGCCTGGTGATCGCTCACCCCCCAATCACCGCTCTGGAAAGCGCTCCAGATCAACAGGTCGCGATCATCGCCACCCCACAGAGCACTGGCTCCCAAGGTGGTGATCGAGAGCTCACCACCGCTGGCGGCGCGAGCCCCGGGCCGATCGTCTTCGTACTGGATGCCATAGAAGCGCAGCTCGCTGGACGGCAACCAACCGCCGTACTTGCCGGTGACGGTGGCACCGACCACGGTGAGGTCGTCGAGCTGATCGAAGGCGTCCTCGTAGTTGACGCCGCCCGCCAGCGGCCGATAGGCGTAGCCCGCCAGATGCACGGTGTCGCTCTCCCAGAAGGCGGAGAGGCCGTCGTAGCGTCGACCGACGTTGACCCAATCCCAGTTGCCCACCAAGCGTTCCGCCAGCCGCCGCTTCTTGATGCCGTCGAGGTGCTGAACTCCGGTCTTGGTCTCGAATCCCGCCGTCGAGCGCTGACGGCCGGCACGCACCTCGTACTCGTCGCCGACGAAGGCAACGGAAAGCTCGGCCAAACCGAACTGGTCGGGATCGGTCTCACCGCCATTGGCCGCGGTGTAGACCGGTCCGATACCGAAAGCACCGTTCTCCGGCAGACCGAAGCTAGCGGCTCCCTGCAAGACACCGTGGATCTCCACCCGTTCCCAGGCGATGTCGCCCACCAGCCGGAGCCTGCCATTTCCGAAGTCGAAGCTGCGGTCCGCCGCCGGATTACCGGCCGGTGTATCGAACAGCTCGTGGCGCAGACGCAGGGAGTAGGAGAACTCGGTGTCCGGTGCCTCCCCAGCCAGCGGCACCGAAGAGGTGAGCAGCAGCAAGAGGGTCACCGAAAGGGCTCGTCCAAGGAAGCTCGGGGCAGCTAGGTTGCGCAGCATCCGTCTCTCCTTTCCACAGCTCGTGCTGAATCACTGCTGTCAAGATTCCGACACAAGAATCGTATTGGAAAGGGGCGAAATAACCGCCACCCGAGGAGAAAATTCATCCCACCATGTACGCATTAGATTCCCTACCCAGCCGAATAGGTGCGTCACGGGACGTCCCCTTCCAAAGGGTAGAGTGCCTGGCCGCGACGGAGGCTGACAGCCTGGCCGCTCTGTCAACAAAAAACCGGACACCAAAAAGCCCCCTCCTTCGAGGGGGCTTCGGTAAGGCCGGCGCAGGCGCCGCGCTCAGGTCACGAAGCCACGGGTCCAGTAGTCCATCATGATCAGCAGGATCATGACCACAAAGAAGAAGAAGCCCGCTATCACCGTCAGTGCCGTCAGCTTGCCGCTGTACTTGACGTGCATGAAGTACAGGATCACCAACACCGCCTTGGTGACCGCGATGGTCAACATGACGATGTCATTGAAAACGCCGAGATCGACGAAAGCCACCGCCACGGTGACCACCGTGAGCACCATCAGGGCCAGAAAGATGGCCAGATAGACCTTGCGAGAGACCACATGGTGAGACATCAGGATTCTCCTCGCCGTCAGTGGCGCCCGATCAGGTAGAGCAAGGGGAAGAGGAAGATCCAAACGATATCGACAAAGTGCCAATAGAGGCCGAGACACTCCATCGGGTTGTGCCACTCGGGAGTGAACTTCCCCTGCCAGGCCGGAATGATCAGCACGGCCAAGATCGCGATGCCGATCACCATGTGGATCGCATGCAGCCCGGTCATCGCGAAGTAGAGGTTGAAAAACATTTCGGCGCCATCTTGATTGACCGGGTCGCCGTAGGGAGCATGCCAGTCGAAGGTCGCACCGGGAACGTGGTGATGCTCGAACTTGGCGCTGTACTCGATCACCTTGACGCCGAGGAAGACGGATCCCAGGATGATGGTCAACACCAGAAACCAAACCGTCGCCTTGCGCCGCCCCACCTGCGCCGACCAAACCGCCAGTGCCATGGTGAGGCTGCTGCCGATGAGAACCGCCGTATTGAAGGCCCCGAGTCCGATATCGAGGGAGTGGCTGGCTTCGGCGAAGGCCGCGAAGTTGGCGCCCCGGTAGATCAAGTAGGCGCAGAAGAGCACGCCGAAGAACATGATCTCAGTGACCAGGAACAGCCACATGCCGAGGGAGGAAGCCTCCCGCTGCTGATCGAGGTCGTCGAAATGATGCGCCAGCATCGAAGCGGAATCAGACACTTTTCGCCTCCAGGCTCGGGTAGTCGTAGGCCTCGCCGGTCACCACCGGTTGGTGGTGGAAGTTCTCCGTCGGTGGTGGCGATGTGGTTTCCCACTCGAGGCCGTAGGCACCCCAGGGGTTGTCTCCCGCGGCGCGTCCGAAGGCCAGCGAATAGGTCAG
This sequence is a window from Acidobacteriota bacterium. Protein-coding genes within it:
- a CDS encoding VOC family protein: MKVGGLHHITAMASSPQRNLEFYTEVLGLRLVKRTVNFDDPGTYHFYFGDPTGRPGSLLTFFPWPLARRGAMGSGETTTVTLAVAQGSLGGWLDRLDRHQVEREAPRQRFGREGVRLRDPDGLILELVEGVAERGPHLAGVTLQVRDLDPTSEMLASAPFDLSLIEEGKDRRRFESATGEAIDLVAVPLVERGRLGAGSVHHVAWRAADAAAQLALRSALLGRGLSVTPVQDRRYFESIYFREPGGVLFEIATDGPGFHRDEARADLGRALKLPPWLESERRRIEEMLPEVDFAEGGASEDS
- a CDS encoding MarR family transcriptional regulator, producing the protein MGNSLRREIQQSKPFSSLEEEVFLALLRTAGVLEQAVAVRLKACGLTTTQYNVLRILRGSEPEPLTCGEVGKRMVTPVPDVTRLVDRLERSGLARRERAQTDRRIVMVRITATGLEVLEDLDGPVDDWLRDLLGHLSRDELARLNQLLESARSCL
- a CDS encoding alginate export family protein gives rise to the protein MLRNLAAPSFLGRALSVTLLLLLTSSVPLAGEAPDTEFSYSLRLRHELFDTPAGNPAADRSFDFGNGRLRLVGDIAWERVEIHGVLQGAASFGLPENGAFGIGPVYTAANGGETDPDQFGLAELSVAFVGDEYEVRAGRQRSTAGFETKTGVQHLDGIKKRRLAERLVGNWDWVNVGRRYDGLSAFWESDTVHLAGYAYRPLAGGVNYEDAFDQLDDLTVVGATVTGKYGGWLPSSELRFYGIQYEDDRPGARAASGGELSITTLGASALWGGDDRDLLIWSAFQSGDWGVSDHQAFAFLVEGGRKLALEKVTWTLRAGLAQASGGAGDDHETFFNLLPTNHKFYGSLDYSAFQNLRDVYLEGLVTTGGPWKLRLAGHLFELVDRDDAWYGGSGAFDEARLGFAARRPGGGSFRGENIGSELDLDFSYKLPKGFTLAAGGGFFFGGDAAEEILVEEADGSWAYLQVSWSGKLGGD
- a CDS encoding cytochrome C oxidase subunit IV family protein — its product is MSHHVVSRKVYLAIFLALMVLTVVTVAVAFVDLGVFNDIVMLTIAVTKAVLVILYFMHVKYSGKLTALTVIAGFFFFVVMILLIMMDYWTRGFVT
- a CDS encoding cytochrome c oxidase subunit 3 family protein, which codes for MSDSASMLAHHFDDLDQQREASSLGMWLFLVTEIMFFGVLFCAYLIYRGANFAAFAEASHSLDIGLGAFNTAVLIGSSLTMALAVWSAQVGRRKATVWFLVLTIILGSVFLGVKVIEYSAKFEHHHVPGATFDWHAPYGDPVNQDGAEMFFNLYFAMTGLHAIHMVIGIAILAVLIIPAWQGKFTPEWHNPMECLGLYWHFVDIVWIFLFPLLYLIGRH